CCATTCACAACAACTGGGATCTGATGGACTACCGGCGGCAGCTTCGGGTGGGGGACACCGTGGACCTGACCCTGCTGCGAAACGGGGAGGAGATCCACTGCCAGGTGACCCTGACGGCAACGAAGTGACGAAACCGGTTGGAAACCGGTTATGTAAAAAAGGACGGACCGCCTGGTCCGTCCTTTTTGCGTTGTGCGGCGTGCAACCGCAAGGGTCGCCCCTACGCACCGATGAATGATAGAATTTCGTAGGGGGCGATGCCCACATCGCCCCGCCTGTTGCGGATTTGTAGGGGCGGACGACTCTGCCCGCCCGGGCCCGATAACACAACACCTTGTAGGGCAGGGCCCGTGTGCCCTGCCGTGGGTGCGGGAAAAAACCGGTCGGGCCGATGTAGGCATCGGCCCCTACGGAGGGGTTGCAAGGGGGGGCGGCGGGTTCTTGATGGCGCGTAGGGGCGGACGACTCTGTCCGCCCGGGGATCATTTGCTTTTCGGCGGCTTACTGAAAACGGTATAAAGCCCGGACACCAGAAGAAATACGCCGAAAGGCTTTTTCAGCGCCTCCACATCCACGGCGGTGGCGGCCCAGGCGGCGAGGGCGGTGACGGGCAAGGCCCAGGGAATGGCGCTGCGGAGCAGGGACGGCTCCAACAGGCCGTTTTTCTTATGCTCCGCCAAGGCCATGGCCGCCGTGGGAAGAAAATAAAGCAGGTTGATGCCCTGGGCGGAGAGCTGGTCTACCCCCAGAAACAGGGTCATCACCAGCAGCAAAAGGGTGCCGCCGCCGATGCCCCAGGCGGAGAGAATGCCCGTAAAAAATCCGACCAGGGCGGGAAGAAAAAAGTCCCTCACAGCAGATACCGCACCCCGCCGTAGACCAAAAATACGCCGAAAATCCGCCGCAGCCAGGGGGCGGATACCTTGCCGAAGAGCTTGCCGCCCACAAAGCCACCGGCCAGGCCGCCCACCAGGTACGGCAGGGCCGTGACCAGCCGCAGGCCCGTGCGCAGCAGGTAGATCACCGCCGACAGGGCACACAGAGGAAAGATCACCGCCACGCAGTTGGCAAAGGCCCGCTTCTGCTCCATTTTGCACCAGCCGGTCAGCAGGGGCACCAGCACCGTGCCGCCGCCTCCGCCAAACAGACCGCTCACCAGCCCCGCCGCCGCGCCGCTGAGACCGTATTTCCACCTTTTATTCATGCTCCTGCCCCCTTTATGTAGCCCCTCACGGCCCTAAAGCTGTGAGGGGATGCGCCTTTACAGCTTCTGGAAGCTCTTGCAGTCGGTGCACTGATCCATGGAGGGATGGCTCTCGTGGGTGCCGATCTGAATGGAGCGCAGGCCGCAGTTATTCACCTCGCTGCAGTGATGGGCGCAGCTGGTGACGGTACACTTGATGGCGGAGTTGGGGGTGCAGGCGCACCCGTCGTTGGTACAATTGGACATGGTGTTCTTCCTCCAAAAAAATAAACTCAGGCACGAAGCCTGAGCTTATTTTGCATCGTATGGGGGAAAATATGCGAAGAAAATTTTGATAGATGGATACGGGACGGGGTTACGGATTGCGAACCTGCGACATCAGTCACTGATTCGCAATGACAGGCTTTTGCCGGCAAGTTACATAGTGTGCAGTG
This is a stretch of genomic DNA from Vescimonas fastidiosa. It encodes these proteins:
- a CDS encoding TSUP family transporter, encoding MNKRWKYGLSGAAAGLVSGLFGGGGGTVLVPLLTGWCKMEQKRAFANCVAVIFPLCALSAVIYLLRTGLRLVTALPYLVGGLAGGFVGGKLFGKVSAPWLRRIFGVFLVYGGVRYLL
- a CDS encoding TSUP family transporter; this translates as MRDFFLPALVGFFTGILSAWGIGGGTLLLLVMTLFLGVDQLSAQGINLLYFLPTAAMALAEHKKNGLLEPSLLRSAIPWALPVTALAAWAATAVDVEALKKPFGVFLLVSGLYTVFSKPPKSK
- a CDS encoding DUF1540 domain-containing protein; its protein translation is MSNCTNDGCACTPNSAIKCTVTSCAHHCSEVNNCGLRSIQIGTHESHPSMDQCTDCKSFQKL